From the genome of Bosea sp. Tri-49, one region includes:
- a CDS encoding phosphoribosylaminoimidazolesuccinocarboxamide synthase, protein MSEANTIRDVTIPELPNHYRGKVRENYDLPDGRRIIIATDRLSAFDRAIACIPFKGQVLTQTARFCFEQTADICPNHVLDYPDPNVVVGQRLDILPVEIVVRGYLAGTTGTSILTMYKQGRREMYGARFPDGLRDNEALPQAIITPTSKAFDGGHDEPLSPAEILEQGLLTKAQWETLSGYALALFARGQKLAAERGLILADTKYEFGTDAEGRIILADEIHTPDSSRYWFAGSYPERFAKGEKPESFDKDFVRNWVAARCDPYNEPIPEIPDELIEQTSQVYIRAFETITGQTFTPPAADVAPLERIRRNLARYF, encoded by the coding sequence ATGTCCGAGGCCAACACCATCCGCGATGTCACGATCCCGGAACTGCCGAACCATTACCGTGGCAAGGTCCGCGAGAATTACGACCTGCCTGATGGGCGCCGGATCATCATCGCGACCGACCGGCTCAGCGCCTTCGACCGCGCCATCGCCTGCATCCCGTTCAAGGGCCAGGTGCTGACGCAGACGGCGCGCTTCTGCTTCGAGCAGACGGCGGACATCTGCCCGAACCACGTCCTCGATTACCCCGATCCCAATGTCGTGGTCGGGCAACGGCTCGACATCCTGCCGGTCGAGATCGTGGTGCGCGGCTATCTCGCCGGCACGACCGGCACCTCGATCCTGACCATGTACAAGCAGGGCAGGCGCGAGATGTACGGCGCCCGCTTCCCCGATGGCTTGCGCGACAACGAGGCGCTGCCGCAGGCGATCATCACCCCGACCAGCAAGGCCTTCGACGGCGGCCATGACGAGCCGCTCTCACCCGCCGAGATCCTGGAGCAGGGGCTGCTGACCAAGGCGCAGTGGGAGACGCTGTCGGGCTATGCGCTGGCGCTGTTCGCGCGCGGCCAGAAGCTTGCCGCCGAGCGCGGGCTGATACTCGCCGATACGAAGTACGAGTTCGGTACCGATGCCGAGGGCAGGATCATCCTGGCCGACGAGATCCACACCCCCGATTCGAGCCGCTACTGGTTCGCCGGCAGCTATCCCGAGCGCTTCGCCAAGGGCGAGAAGCCGGAGAGCTTCGACAAGGACTTCGTGCGCAACTGGGTGGCTGCGCGCTGCGACCCCTATAACGAGCCGATCCCGGAGATCCCGGACGAGCTGATCGAGCAGACCTCGCAGGTCTATATCCGGGCCTTCGAGACGATCACCGGCCAGACCTTCACGCCGCCGGCGGCTGATGTGGCGCCGCTGGAGCGGATCAGGCGGAATCTGGCGCGCTATTTCTGA
- a CDS encoding Bug family tripartite tricarboxylate transporter substrate binding protein produces the protein MKTRRWLLSTVTALAAGLALPAAAQDFPAKNIRFVVPFAAGSATDALARILGEHLSRSLGKPIVVENLPGASGIIAAQNVVRADPDGHTLLITTNTTHGANQSLLKNVPYDAVKDFEPVGKLGTITLALATHQSVPAKSVSELVAYAKANPGKLTFGAGSSSSRIAGEMLKSLAGLDLTYVPYRSNPQAITDLLGGQISIVFADISTTLPQIKAGKVNGLAVSTAKRSALAPDLPTMVEAGVASYDLAAWFAAFAPAKTPRAVVDKLNQAFVAALNDKTTQERLLAAGIEPETSTPDELKAFVPVEIKKWADIVKAAGIQPE, from the coding sequence ATGAAGACGAGGCGTTGGCTGCTCTCGACGGTCACAGCACTCGCGGCAGGCCTTGCCCTGCCGGCCGCGGCGCAGGACTTCCCAGCCAAGAACATCCGGTTCGTGGTGCCCTTCGCCGCCGGCAGCGCAACCGACGCGCTGGCGCGCATCCTCGGCGAGCACCTATCGAGGAGCCTCGGCAAGCCGATCGTGGTCGAGAACCTCCCCGGCGCCAGCGGCATCATCGCCGCGCAGAACGTCGTGCGGGCCGATCCCGACGGCCACACCCTGCTGATCACCACCAACACCACGCACGGCGCCAATCAGAGCCTGCTCAAGAACGTACCCTATGACGCGGTCAAGGATTTCGAGCCGGTCGGCAAGCTCGGCACGATCACGCTGGCATTGGCGACGCATCAGTCCGTTCCGGCCAAGTCGGTGAGCGAACTCGTCGCCTACGCCAAAGCCAATCCGGGCAAGCTCACCTTCGGCGCCGGCTCGAGCTCGTCGCGCATCGCCGGCGAGATGCTGAAATCGCTCGCCGGGCTCGACCTCACCTATGTGCCCTATCGCAGCAACCCGCAGGCGATCACCGATCTGCTCGGCGGCCAGATATCGATCGTCTTCGCCGACATCTCGACGACGCTGCCGCAGATCAAGGCGGGCAAGGTCAACGGGCTCGCCGTCTCGACCGCGAAGCGTAGCGCGCTCGCGCCTGACCTGCCGACCATGGTGGAGGCCGGAGTCGCCAGCTACGACCTCGCAGCCTGGTTCGCCGCCTTCGCCCCGGCAAAGACGCCGCGTGCGGTTGTCGACAAGCTCAACCAGGCCTTCGTCGCCGCACTCAACGACAAGACGACGCAGGAGCGGCTGCTCGCAGCCGGCATCGAGCCGGAAACGAGCACACCGGACGAACTCAAGGCCTTCGTGCCGGTCGAGATCAAGAAATGGGCCGATATCGTCAAGGCGGCCGGCATCCAGCCGGAGTGA
- a CDS encoding acyclic terpene utilization AtuA family protein, producing the protein MKTVRIGAGAGYAGDRIEPALELAEKGALDYLIFECLAERTIALAQQARRKNPAGGFDPLLGERLRAVLAPCRRAGTRIVTNMGAANPLAAAEQAASIARELGFPGLRIAAVTGDDVVAAIAGSELAIEESGSPISALGDSLVSANAYIGAEPIAAALAAGADIVITGRAADPSLFVGPLVHEFGWSFDDWRRLGQATLIGHLLECAGQVTGGYFADPGFKDVAGLARLGFPIGEASEDGSVVVTKVEGSGGQVTTATCKEQILYELHDPARYLTPDVTADFSQARVTQIGPDRVRIEGASGRARPEQLKVSLGIAEGFTGEGQISYAGPGARARGEIALAIVRERLALTGVATSELRFDLIGVNALHGETLSARGGQEPYEVRARIAGRTANRAEAERIGREVETLYTNGPAGGGGVTTSVREVLGVLSTYLPREQVAPTVHILES; encoded by the coding sequence ATGAAAACGGTGCGGATCGGAGCAGGCGCGGGGTATGCGGGCGACAGGATCGAGCCGGCGCTCGAACTCGCTGAAAAAGGCGCGCTCGACTACCTGATCTTCGAATGCCTTGCCGAGCGCACCATCGCCCTGGCCCAGCAGGCGCGCCGCAAGAACCCGGCTGGTGGCTTCGACCCCTTGCTCGGCGAGCGGCTCAGAGCCGTTCTGGCACCCTGCCGGCGCGCCGGCACACGCATCGTGACCAATATGGGAGCGGCCAATCCGCTGGCCGCCGCCGAACAGGCCGCCAGCATCGCCCGTGAACTCGGCTTTCCTGGTCTCAGGATCGCCGCCGTGACCGGCGACGACGTGGTTGCGGCCATCGCAGGCAGCGAACTCGCGATTGAAGAGAGCGGCAGTCCGATTTCCGCGCTCGGCGACAGTCTCGTCTCGGCCAACGCCTATATCGGCGCAGAGCCGATCGCCGCGGCATTGGCCGCGGGCGCGGACATCGTCATCACTGGCCGCGCCGCCGATCCCTCCCTCTTCGTCGGACCGCTCGTCCATGAGTTCGGCTGGTCCTTCGATGACTGGCGCCGGCTTGGCCAGGCGACGCTGATCGGTCATCTGCTCGAATGCGCCGGACAGGTGACCGGCGGCTATTTCGCCGATCCCGGCTTCAAGGATGTCGCCGGCCTCGCACGCCTTGGCTTCCCGATCGGCGAGGCCTCGGAGGATGGTAGCGTCGTCGTCACCAAGGTCGAGGGCTCGGGCGGCCAGGTCACGACGGCGACCTGCAAGGAGCAGATCCTCTACGAGCTGCACGACCCGGCCCGTTATCTCACGCCCGATGTCACCGCCGATTTCTCGCAGGCCCGCGTCACGCAAATCGGGCCGGACCGGGTGCGCATCGAGGGCGCGAGCGGCCGGGCTCGGCCGGAGCAGCTCAAGGTCTCTCTCGGCATCGCGGAAGGCTTCACCGGCGAAGGCCAGATCTCCTATGCCGGTCCGGGCGCAAGGGCGCGCGGAGAAATCGCGCTCGCGATCGTGCGCGAGCGGCTGGCGTTGACCGGCGTCGCCACCAGCGAGCTGCGCTTCGACCTGATCGGCGTGAACGCCCTGCATGGCGAGACGCTGTCGGCCCGCGGCGGCCAGGAGCCCTATGAGGTTCGGGCCCGCATCGCCGGCCGCACCGCAAACCGAGCCGAGGCCGAGCGCATCGGCCGCGAGGTCGAGACGCTATACACCAATGGTCCGGCCGGGGGCGGCGGTGTCACGACCTCGGTGCGCGAGGTGCTCGGCGTGCTCTCGACCTATCTTCCGCGCGAGCAGGTCGCGCCGACAGTGCACATTCTGGAGAGCTGA
- a CDS encoding usg protein, translated as MASSDFARQLAGYGLTTADILYRLPDHPSILQEYIWQDYDLAPSFPELKRFLAFWQRSLEGKLFRVTVSHRGLIGPADLRTVSGEFRLQ; from the coding sequence ATGGCCTCTTCCGACTTCGCGCGCCAGCTCGCCGGCTATGGTCTGACCACCGCCGATATCCTCTACCGCCTGCCGGACCATCCTTCGATCCTGCAGGAATATATCTGGCAGGATTACGATCTGGCGCCGTCCTTCCCGGAATTGAAGCGCTTCCTCGCCTTCTGGCAGAGGTCGCTCGAAGGCAAGCTCTTCCGCGTCACCGTGAGTCATCGCGGCCTGATCGGCCCGGCGGACCTGCGGACGGTTTCCGGCGAGTTCAGGCTGCAGTGA
- the groL gene encoding chaperonin GroEL (60 kDa chaperone family; promotes refolding of misfolded polypeptides especially under stressful conditions; forms two stacked rings of heptamers to form a barrel-shaped 14mer; ends can be capped by GroES; misfolded proteins enter the barrel where they are refolded when GroES binds) — MAAKELRFSSEAREKMLRGVEILANAVKVTLGPKGRNVVIEKSFGAPRITKDGVAVAREIELSDKFENMGAQMVREVASKQHDAAGDGTTTATVLAHAIVREGAKAVAAGMNPMDLKRGIDMAVEAAVADLKKNAKKVTSNAEVAQVGTISANGDTEIGQMIAAAMKKVGNEGVITVEEAKSLAIELDVVEGMQFDRGYLSPYFITDAEKMRAELEDAYILVHEKKLSSLQAMLPILEAVVQTGKPLLIIAEDVEGEALATLVVNKLRSGLKIAAVKAPGFGDRRKAMLEDLAILTGGTAISEDLGIKLETVTLDMLGRAKKVMIDKEHTTIVDGAGSKKQIQARVAQIKAQIEDTTSDYDREKLQERLAKLAGGVAVIRVGGATEVEVKERKDRVDDAMHATRAAVEEGTLPGGGVALLRALKALVDVKPANADQRTGVEIVRRALLAPAKQIIENAGEDGAVVVGKLLESKDYAYGYNAQTGKYQDLVANGVIDPAKVVRTALQDAASIAGLLITTEALIVEAPKKDAPMPPMGGGGMGGMDF, encoded by the coding sequence ATGGCTGCCAAGGAACTGCGATTTTCGTCGGAAGCCCGCGAGAAGATGCTGCGCGGCGTCGAGATCCTCGCCAACGCGGTCAAGGTCACGCTCGGTCCCAAGGGCCGCAACGTCGTGATCGAGAAGTCGTTCGGCGCGCCGCGCATCACCAAGGACGGCGTCGCCGTCGCCAGGGAGATCGAGCTTTCCGACAAGTTCGAGAACATGGGCGCCCAGATGGTGCGCGAAGTCGCCTCGAAGCAGCATGACGCCGCCGGTGACGGCACTACCACCGCGACCGTGCTTGCCCATGCGATCGTCCGCGAGGGCGCCAAGGCCGTCGCCGCCGGCATGAACCCGATGGACCTGAAGCGCGGCATCGACATGGCGGTAGAGGCCGCGGTGGCGGACCTCAAGAAGAACGCGAAGAAGGTCACCTCGAACGCGGAAGTCGCGCAGGTCGGCACGATCTCGGCCAATGGTGACACCGAGATCGGGCAGATGATCGCTGCTGCAATGAAGAAAGTCGGCAACGAGGGCGTCATCACCGTCGAGGAGGCGAAATCGCTGGCCATCGAGCTCGACGTCGTCGAGGGCATGCAGTTCGATCGCGGCTATCTCTCGCCCTACTTCATCACCGACGCCGAAAAAATGCGGGCCGAGCTGGAGGACGCCTATATCCTGGTTCACGAGAAGAAGCTGTCGTCGCTGCAGGCGATGCTGCCGATCCTCGAAGCCGTGGTGCAGACCGGCAAGCCGCTGCTGATCATCGCCGAGGACGTCGAGGGCGAGGCTCTTGCCACGCTCGTCGTCAACAAGCTTCGTAGCGGCCTCAAAATTGCGGCCGTCAAGGCTCCTGGCTTCGGCGACCGCCGCAAGGCCATGCTCGAGGACCTCGCGATCCTGACTGGTGGCACGGCCATCAGCGAGGATCTCGGCATCAAGCTCGAGACCGTTACGCTCGATATGCTCGGCCGCGCGAAGAAGGTCATGATCGACAAGGAGCACACCACCATCGTCGACGGCGCCGGGTCGAAGAAGCAGATCCAGGCTCGGGTCGCGCAGATCAAGGCGCAGATCGAGGACACCACCTCGGACTACGACCGTGAGAAGCTCCAGGAACGCCTGGCCAAGCTCGCCGGCGGCGTCGCGGTCATCCGCGTCGGCGGCGCGACCGAGGTCGAGGTCAAGGAGAGAAAGGACCGCGTCGACGATGCCATGCATGCCACCCGCGCTGCGGTGGAGGAAGGCACCCTGCCGGGCGGCGGCGTCGCCCTGCTCAGGGCGCTGAAGGCGCTCGTCGACGTCAAGCCGGCCAATGCCGACCAGCGGACCGGCGTCGAGATCGTGCGGCGCGCGCTCCTGGCTCCGGCCAAGCAGATCATCGAGAACGCCGGCGAGGACGGCGCGGTCGTGGTCGGCAAGCTGCTGGAGTCGAAGGACTACGCCTATGGCTACAACGCCCAGACCGGCAAATATCAGGATCTCGTCGCGAACGGTGTGATCGATCCCGCCAAGGTGGTGCGCACCGCACTCCAGGATGCGGCTTCGATCGCCGGCCTGCTGATCACCACCGAGGCCCTGATCGTCGAGGCACCGAAGAAAGACGCTCCGATGCCTCCGATGGGTGGCGGCGGCATGGGTGGCATGGATTTCTGA
- a CDS encoding threonine ammonia-lyase — MSFDVTLADIQAAAVRIAGKVRRTPTFLSAGLSARLGVETVVKVESLQLAGSFKVRGCYNKLLGLSEAERARGVVTVSGGNHAIAVSLVASMLGIKALVLMPKNVAPLNIRLTEEAGGEVELCEDALAAFSKAEEYEGKGMTHVHSYDDPAIIAGHGTVGLELAADAGGRIDHVFISIGGGGFSAGVGAALKGLDPAVRIHGVETEGATTMTQALAAGKPVPIRPTSIARTLGAPFATERTMAAARQFLEEIIVVPDAEAVRELVWVLQNGRVLLEPAASCTVAAAMARKDQFKPGERVALVLCGSNVALDDIERWRQEFGL; from the coding sequence ATGTCCTTCGACGTCACCCTCGCCGACATCCAGGCCGCCGCCGTCCGTATCGCCGGCAAGGTCAGGCGGACCCCGACCTTCCTGAGCGCCGGCCTCTCGGCCAGGCTCGGCGTCGAGACCGTGGTCAAGGTCGAGAGCCTGCAGCTCGCCGGCTCGTTCAAGGTGCGCGGCTGCTACAACAAGCTGCTCGGCCTCTCCGAAGCCGAGCGGGCGCGCGGCGTCGTTACCGTCTCCGGCGGCAACCACGCCATCGCCGTCTCGCTGGTCGCCAGCATGCTCGGCATCAAGGCGCTGGTGCTGATGCCGAAGAACGTCGCCCCGCTCAACATCCGCCTGACGGAGGAAGCGGGCGGCGAGGTCGAGCTCTGCGAGGATGCGCTCGCCGCCTTCTCCAAGGCCGAAGAGTACGAGGGCAAGGGCATGACCCATGTCCATTCCTATGACGATCCGGCCATCATCGCCGGCCATGGCACGGTCGGCCTGGAGCTTGCGGCCGATGCCGGCGGGCGGATCGATCATGTCTTCATCTCGATCGGCGGCGGCGGCTTCTCGGCCGGCGTCGGTGCGGCGCTGAAGGGACTCGATCCGGCGGTACGCATCCATGGCGTCGAGACCGAGGGCGCCACCACGATGACGCAGGCGCTCGCAGCCGGAAAGCCGGTGCCGATCCGCCCGACCTCGATCGCCCGCACGCTCGGCGCCCCCTTCGCGACCGAGCGGACGATGGCGGCGGCGCGCCAGTTCCTCGAGGAGATCATCGTCGTGCCCGACGCCGAAGCGGTGCGCGAACTGGTCTGGGTGCTGCAGAACGGGCGCGTCCTGCTCGAGCCAGCCGCATCCTGCACCGTCGCCGCCGCCATGGCGCGCAAGGATCAGTTCAAGCCGGGCGAGCGCGTCGCGCTGGTGCTATGCGGCTCGAACGTTGCGCTCGACGACATCGAGCGCTGGCGCCAGGAATTCGGGCTCTGA
- a CDS encoding ABC transporter substrate-binding protein, producing the protein MSFKTHCLAAVAALALMCGAAQAQTLRYANQGELKSLDPYTVNETTTNAHLGHPYEGLTARGKDLKIEPALAEKWEISDDGLKWRFFLRKGVKFHDGSDFTADDVLFSAERVRATGSNFTTRIPTSAKFVKVDDHTVDVVLTAPNPILNAQWDTWYIMSKKWAEANNAVAPTPAAATTPSHASLNANGTGPYKIESHQPGVKTVFKLNETYWKKIEGNIKEIIFTPISSDATRVAALLSGEVDVIEPVPIQDIQRVNASGNAQVLTGPELRTIFLGFDQTRDELLESSVKGKNPFKDVKVRQAFYQAIDIETIKSRVMRGLSTPSPLMIAPELFPTAGFTRAKFDAEASKKLLAEAGYPNGFELGMDCPNDRYVNDGQICQAVVGMLARIGVKVSLNAQPKAQYFAKVLKPGGYKTSFYLLGWTPGTFDSHNVLYDILGCRDVAGSSRGESNLGNYCNKKVDELTDKILVESDTAKRNAMIGEAYKMTVDEFSYIPLHQQALAWGVSKKVKLAQRADNSVLLYYATKEQ; encoded by the coding sequence ATGTCGTTCAAGACCCATTGCCTGGCAGCCGTGGCGGCCCTGGCCTTGATGTGCGGGGCTGCGCAAGCCCAGACCTTGCGATACGCCAATCAGGGCGAGCTGAAGTCACTCGATCCCTACACCGTCAACGAAACTACGACCAACGCCCATCTCGGCCATCCCTATGAAGGCCTGACGGCGCGCGGCAAGGATCTCAAGATCGAGCCGGCCCTCGCCGAGAAGTGGGAGATTTCGGATGACGGCTTGAAATGGCGCTTCTTCCTGCGCAAGGGCGTCAAGTTCCATGACGGCTCGGACTTCACCGCCGATGACGTGCTCTTCTCGGCCGAACGCGTCCGCGCTACGGGCTCGAACTTCACCACCCGCATCCCGACCAGCGCCAAGTTCGTCAAGGTCGACGATCACACGGTCGACGTCGTCCTGACCGCGCCGAACCCGATCCTGAACGCGCAGTGGGACACCTGGTACATCATGTCGAAGAAGTGGGCGGAGGCGAATAACGCCGTCGCCCCGACGCCAGCGGCCGCGACCACCCCGAGCCACGCCTCGCTCAACGCCAATGGCACCGGCCCCTACAAGATCGAGAGCCACCAGCCGGGCGTGAAGACCGTCTTCAAGCTCAACGAGACCTACTGGAAGAAGATCGAAGGCAACATCAAGGAGATCATCTTCACACCGATCTCCTCGGACGCGACCCGCGTCGCCGCGCTGCTCTCCGGCGAAGTCGACGTGATCGAGCCGGTTCCGATCCAGGACATCCAGCGCGTCAACGCCTCGGGCAACGCCCAGGTGCTGACCGGGCCGGAGCTGCGCACCATCTTCCTCGGCTTCGACCAGACCCGTGACGAGCTGCTGGAATCGAGCGTCAAGGGCAAGAACCCGTTCAAGGACGTGAAGGTCCGTCAGGCCTTCTACCAGGCGATCGACATCGAGACGATCAAGAGCCGCGTCATGCGCGGGCTCTCGACCCCGTCGCCGCTGATGATCGCGCCGGAGCTGTTCCCGACCGCCGGCTTCACCCGCGCCAAGTTCGACGCCGAGGCCTCCAAGAAGCTGCTCGCCGAGGCCGGCTATCCGAACGGCTTCGAGCTCGGCATGGACTGCCCGAACGACCGCTACGTCAATGACGGCCAGATCTGCCAGGCCGTGGTCGGCATGCTCGCCCGCATCGGCGTCAAGGTCAGCCTCAACGCCCAGCCCAAGGCGCAGTATTTCGCCAAGGTGCTGAAGCCCGGCGGTTACAAGACCTCGTTCTACCTGCTCGGCTGGACCCCCGGAACCTTCGACAGCCACAATGTCCTCTACGACATCCTCGGCTGCCGCGACGTCGCCGGCTCCTCGCGCGGCGAGTCGAACCTCGGCAATTACTGCAACAAGAAGGTCGACGAGCTGACCGACAAGATCCTGGTCGAGTCGGACACCGCCAAGCGCAACGCCATGATCGGCGAGGCCTACAAGATGACTGTCGACGAGTTCTCCTACATCCCGCTCCACCAGCAGGCCCTGGCCTGGGGCGTCTCGAAGAAGGTGAAGCTCGCTCAGCGCGCCGACAATTCGGTGCTGCTCTACTACGCCACCAAGGAGCAGTGA
- a CDS encoding AtuA-related protein has translation MKLRQIAHARTGDKGNTSSIALIAFDPADYPRLAREVTAERVGAHFGALVAGKITRYEVPSLGALNFVMRQALGGGVTRSLILDTHGKSLSSALLDLDIPDD, from the coding sequence ATGAAGCTGCGCCAGATCGCCCATGCCCGCACCGGGGACAAGGGCAACACCTCCAGCATTGCGCTGATCGCTTTCGATCCCGCCGATTATCCGCGGCTGGCGCGCGAAGTCACGGCCGAGCGCGTCGGCGCGCATTTCGGCGCGCTCGTCGCCGGCAAAATCACGCGCTACGAGGTGCCGAGCCTGGGCGCGCTCAACTTCGTCATGCGCCAGGCGCTCGGCGGCGGCGTCACCCGCTCCCTCATCCTCGATACCCACGGCAAGAGCCTGAGCTCTGCCCTGCTCGACCTCGACATTCCCGACGACTGA
- a CDS encoding LysR family transcriptional regulator, translated as MNLDVGQLRAFVTIAHSGSFTRAAASLNLSQPALTVQIRKLEEALGVRLFDRNTRVVALTRNGAELLPTLGRILRDLDGVLAETRQLSTMQRGIVRLAVLPSFASGMLPEIIADFRASHPGIGFVVRDVIASGVAELVSSGEADLGLTGGAVSNADLEILLRGSDRMHAVYPEDHPLACLTKIGIADLARHPLVLMDAATSVRQVVDRAFAEAGTVPLVGAEVTYMSSAVGMVRAGLGVAILPGAAMEVRAERSLRSQRIEGDGFVRTIAVVKRRGRTLPPASERFLAELKRMLAAEA; from the coding sequence ATGAATCTCGATGTCGGGCAGCTGCGAGCCTTCGTGACGATCGCCCATAGCGGCAGCTTCACCCGCGCGGCGGCGAGCCTGAACCTGTCGCAGCCGGCACTCACCGTTCAGATCCGGAAACTCGAAGAAGCGCTGGGCGTACGCCTGTTCGATCGCAACACCCGTGTGGTTGCGCTGACTCGCAACGGTGCCGAGCTCTTGCCGACGCTCGGCCGCATCCTGCGCGACCTCGACGGCGTTCTCGCCGAGACGCGCCAGCTCTCGACCATGCAGCGTGGTATCGTCAGGCTCGCCGTGCTGCCGTCCTTCGCCTCGGGCATGCTGCCGGAGATCATCGCCGATTTTCGCGCGAGCCATCCGGGCATCGGCTTTGTGGTCCGCGACGTGATCGCGAGCGGCGTCGCCGAGCTGGTTTCCAGCGGCGAAGCCGATCTCGGCTTGACCGGCGGCGCGGTCTCGAATGCCGACCTCGAAATCCTGCTGCGTGGTAGCGACCGGATGCACGCGGTCTATCCGGAAGACCACCCGCTTGCCTGCCTGACAAAGATCGGGATCGCCGATCTGGCAAGGCATCCGCTCGTGCTGATGGATGCTGCGACCAGCGTCCGGCAGGTGGTCGATCGGGCCTTCGCCGAAGCCGGCACGGTGCCGCTCGTCGGCGCCGAGGTGACCTACATGTCGAGTGCCGTCGGCATGGTGCGCGCCGGTTTGGGCGTCGCCATCCTGCCGGGGGCGGCCATGGAAGTCCGGGCCGAGCGTAGCCTGCGCTCGCAGCGGATCGAGGGCGATGGCTTCGTCCGCACGATTGCGGTGGTGAAGCGTCGCGGTCGGACCCTGCCGCCGGCGAGCGAGCGCTTCCTGGCCGAGCTTAAGCGAATGCTCGCAGCCGAGGCATGA
- the argE gene encoding acetylornithine deacetylase — MRYSPKEMLAKLVSFNTESWRSNLELIHFCRDYLAAHGVESTIVPSPDGEKANLYATVGPKVEGGIVLSGHTDVVPVEGQDWSSDPWTLTERDGKLYGRGSCDMKGFDAIALALVPEMLEAGLKRPFHIALSYDEEVGCIGAAIMIDAMAEAGLKPSAVIVGEPSMMQVVTGHKGGTRMKTTVRGHAVHSSRVDIGVPAVMVAGKLIAWHDEVMAQNKANAQPGIAFEPPYSTLHVGVVAGGTAVNITAEHATFSHEVRVMPGDDTDYVARYRAKIAELEAPMKAIAPETGITMEITSQTPPLAPEKEGAAETLSRRITGDNASHVVAYGTEGGLFQAAGWSTVVCGPGDIAQAHQPDEFLTVAQLDAGTSFVRALIAELAR; from the coding sequence GTGCGTTATTCCCCCAAGGAGATGCTGGCCAAGCTTGTGTCGTTCAACACCGAGTCCTGGCGCAGCAATCTCGAGCTGATCCATTTCTGCCGCGACTATCTCGCGGCGCACGGGGTCGAGAGCACGATCGTGCCGAGCCCGGACGGGGAGAAAGCTAATCTCTACGCGACCGTCGGACCCAAGGTCGAAGGTGGCATCGTCCTTTCCGGCCACACCGACGTCGTGCCGGTCGAGGGCCAGGACTGGAGTTCCGACCCGTGGACGCTGACCGAGCGCGACGGCAAGCTCTATGGCCGCGGCAGCTGCGACATGAAGGGGTTCGATGCGATTGCGCTGGCGTTGGTGCCGGAGATGCTCGAAGCGGGCTTAAAGCGGCCCTTCCACATCGCGCTCTCCTATGACGAGGAGGTCGGCTGCATTGGCGCCGCGATCATGATCGACGCCATGGCTGAAGCCGGGCTGAAACCCTCGGCGGTGATCGTCGGCGAGCCCTCGATGATGCAGGTCGTCACCGGCCACAAGGGCGGCACCCGCATGAAGACGACGGTCCGCGGCCACGCCGTGCATTCGAGCCGCGTCGATATCGGCGTGCCCGCGGTGATGGTCGCCGGCAAGCTGATCGCCTGGCATGACGAGGTGATGGCGCAGAACAAGGCCAATGCGCAGCCCGGCATCGCGTTCGAGCCGCCCTATTCGACGCTGCATGTCGGCGTCGTCGCCGGCGGCACGGCGGTCAACATCACTGCCGAGCATGCGACCTTCAGCCATGAGGTCCGGGTCATGCCCGGCGACGATACCGACTATGTCGCGCGCTACCGGGCGAAGATCGCCGAGCTGGAGGCGCCGATGAAGGCGATCGCGCCCGAAACCGGCATCACCATGGAGATCACCTCCCAGACGCCGCCGCTGGCGCCGGAGAAGGAGGGCGCCGCCGAGACGCTGTCGCGCCGCATCACCGGTGACAATGCCAGCCATGTCGTCGCCTACGGCACTGAGGGCGGCCTGTTCCAGGCGGCTGGCTGGTCGACCGTGGTCTGCGGCCCCGGCGATATCGCCCAGGCGCACCAGCCGGACGAGTTCCTCACCGTGGCTCAGCTCGACGCAGGGACGAGTTTCGTCCGCGCGCTGATCGCGGAGCTGGCCCGCTGA